Within Fusarium keratoplasticum isolate Fu6.1 chromosome 8, whole genome shotgun sequence, the genomic segment GTTTACCAATTGCTTGTAAAGCACATCCGACACTGTTGAACACGAGTTTGGAAACCACACGTGATGATGTTATACGAGGTGACACTTTGCACATCCAGCATGATGGGGAATCAAAACCAGATACAATGCCATCTCGTCTGTCGAATGGTGTAATGACAAAATGTCTCTCGCGAGATCTTGCATCAAACATTGGAGCCAAGACTGCATCTTTCAAGATCGACAGCGGGGGGGGGAAGGTAATGTAGCACCGTAAATGACCTGGGTGAGAGATACGATGTTTGAAGGCCCAcattgaagatgaggatggatACGAAAATGTACAGAATATAGCTCATCCAACTGCTGAATCTGGTTATTACCGTGAAGAATATAAATCACATGAACAAGATGATTCTAATTATGTACTTAAAGCACGAGCATTAAGAGAATACGTCCATCTTCCAGATATCTCGTGTCATGAAGTCAATGCCATGGGTCATCATTGGCTCAAATGCAGACCAGGAAACCCCTCGTATGTGGTCACATCACAAGAACCATGCCTCATCTCAGTCGTGCATCAGTTAAAAAAGGTCAATGCCAAGCAATTGACATTTCCGAGCCGATATTACCAGCCCGTATCTGAACATCGGCGGCGGCCGTTGGACTCCCGCTCCCGCTAACTCCAGGGCAGCTCCAGATGCTGACACCCACTAAATGCCACTGGCCGCCCGTTGTAGGTGAGCTGACGTGTTGGAATCCATCCACCCACCCAATCTACCTGACCTACACCACCAACCGCAGGGAGGACAGGCCAGCCCGTGCCGTACCTAACACGTACACGTCCCTCTGCATACATATCCATCCATACCCTACCTACGCGCTGGAAAAAAGAGGGCATCTCTGCACGACATTGATCCCTCTCGATGCCTCTGACTGGCGCATCGCAACCTCACCATGTCGTCCACGCCCACTATAGACCCTACCCAGGCGTCAAATTCAGGTGCGTGCGGCCCCTGCCCCCTGCAATCAATCCAATCGCTCGCTCGCAGATGGAGAATGAACGTGTCCTAATGATGGGGGGCCTCGCCTCTTCCACGTGCAGCCtcgtccaagaagaagaagaacaacaagaagaagaacgccaacaagaacaaggctcAAGAGCAGCCCGCCAACAACTCTGAGCCACACCAAGCGTCCGACGGCACCCCGGAGGAGCCAGATACACCCACCCAGCCTGTGCGTACCTCTACCTAGTTCATGAcccccctcctcatccacctccaccaaTGCACCCTCGCGCGCTGACCCTATATCCCCTTGCAGGAGACTCCGGTCGATGCAGACGCACCCGCCGATAGCAACGGGCATGCCGTAGAGCCCAAGAGCAACGGGCTCGCACCCCCGACGGTTGATGGCGAAAAGCCCGACGATTCAGACACCTCCGCCAAGCTAGAGGCCATGAGCCAGGAACGAGAGGCCCTGCGGGCTGAGGTCGAGCAGCTGAGGAGGCAGCTCGAGAGCATCCAGGAATCACACGCCAGTGAGGTCACGCAGCTAAaggccgacctcgaggagagcAACGCCGCGAAGGAGTCGGCCGAGGAGCAGTATCAGAACCTCCTCGGCCGCGTCGAAAAGATTAAGCAGACGCTGAGCGACAGGTTACGGCGCGACAAGGCAGAGCTAGAGGAGGCTAAAGAGAGGAtagaggagctcgaggcacAGAATGACGAGCTCAGGAACACGGCCGTGTCGTCCGGCGAGGACGTAAGCAAGCTGAAGGAGGACCTGCAGGATGCGACAAGAGAGCTCAACACACTCCGGAGTCGCAACAACCTGTCAGCGCAGAACtggaacaaggagaaggatgagctcGTCCGGCAGGTTCAGCACCTtaaggaagagatggagacGACCGCGAACGCTATGGGCGAGTGGGAGGTCATCGCCATGGAGGAGCgctccatcaaggagagcctTGTCGACAAGGTCTCGGAGCTAGAGGAGCAGGTCGTTGCCCTAAGGGAGGGCTACGAGGGTGCCAACTCGGAGCGGGATAGCCAGGCGACCCTCATCGACAACCTTCAGAACGCCCTCCGCGAGATACAAGAGGCCCGAAAGAGGGAGCTACGCGAGATGGTCGAGACGACCGAGGAGCAGGTGCAGGGCCTGAAGAAGTTGGTCCAGGAGGCCGACGCCCGCgccaccgaggccgaggcggccaagcAGTCCCTAACTCAGGAGCTCGAGAGGACAGCGCCGTTCgagaaggaggtcaaggagaagaacctCTTGATCGGAAAACTGAGGCACGAGGCTATTGTGCTGAATGACCACCTGACCAAGGCGCTACGATACCTGAAAAAGACCAAGCCGGAGGACAATGTCGATAGGTATGTCGCATGCGGATGTGTCACGATTCGTGCTAACCATGAGCAGACAAATCGTCACcaaccacctcctccacttcCTCACTCTCGACCGCGGC encodes:
- a CDS encoding GRIP domain-containing protein; this encodes MSSTPTIDPTQASNSASSKKKKNNKKKNANKNKAQEQPANNSEPHQASDGTPEEPDTPTQPETPVDADAPADSNGHAVEPKSNGLAPPTVDGEKPDDSDTSAKLEAMSQEREALRAEVEQLRRQLESIQESHASEVTQLKADLEESNAAKESAEEQYQNLLGRVEKIKQTLSDRLRRDKAELEEAKERIEELEAQNDELRNTAVSSGEDVSKLKEDLQDATRELNTLRSRNNLSAQNWNKEKDELVRQVQHLKEEMETTANAMGEWEVIAMEERSIKESLVDKVSELEEQVVALREGYEGANSERDSQATLIDNLQNALREIQEARKRELREMVETTEEQVQGLKKLVQEADARATEAEAAKQSLTQELERTAPFEKEVKEKNLLIGKLRHEAIVLNDHLTKALRYLKKTKPEDNVDRQIVTNHLLHFLTLDRGDAKRFQVLQVMAGYLNWTDEQREQAGLARPGASNSLRLPMSPFTRTPSSPSLSADVFSEPSSSRDKESLSELWANFLERSAQEGSGDTPSRKGSSSSAATGPVRPESARPDSKN